One segment of Candidatus Limnocylindria bacterium DNA contains the following:
- a CDS encoding metallophosphoesterase family protein produces the protein MRVGLLSDIHANLVALEAVLAALGRVDALWVTGDTVGYGPDPSETLALLRERNALLVQGNHDRAVATGEGIEFFHDRAGVAARLHSDWLSSAERDELAALPTVHSVERFTLCHGSLRDPLWEYVTNSLTAGATLARSSTPFCCNGHTHVPALFREFPTGVRFTEPKQEHPYELTDRMLINPGSVGQPRDGDPRAAYGVIDTDAGRVTFYRSSYRVDETQRRIRERGLPEMFADRLAFGV, from the coding sequence GTGCGCGTAGGTCTTCTCTCCGATATCCACGCCAACCTCGTGGCGCTCGAGGCGGTCCTTGCCGCGCTCGGGCGGGTCGATGCCCTGTGGGTGACGGGTGACACCGTCGGCTACGGTCCGGATCCGTCGGAGACCCTCGCGCTGCTGCGCGAACGGAACGCGCTCCTCGTGCAGGGCAACCACGACCGCGCGGTCGCGACGGGGGAGGGCATCGAGTTCTTCCACGATCGCGCGGGCGTCGCGGCGCGGCTTCACTCCGACTGGCTCTCATCCGCTGAACGTGACGAGCTCGCCGCGCTGCCCACGGTGCACAGCGTGGAGCGATTCACGCTCTGTCACGGCAGCCTGCGCGATCCGCTGTGGGAGTACGTCACGAACTCGCTCACGGCGGGCGCCACGCTCGCGCGCTCGAGCACGCCGTTCTGCTGCAACGGCCACACCCACGTTCCGGCGCTGTTCCGAGAATTCCCGACCGGCGTCCGTTTCACCGAGCCCAAGCAGGAGCACCCATACGAGCTGACCGACCGCATGCTGATCAACCCCGGAAGCGTGGGCCAGCCGCGTGACGGCGATCCACGAGCGGCGTACGGGGTGATCGACACCGATGCCGGAAGGGTGACCTTCTATCGTTCGTCGTATCGAGTGGATGAGACGCAGCGACGGATACGTGAGCGCGGCCTTCCGGAGATGTTCGCCGATCGCCTGG
- a CDS encoding HisA/HisF-related TIM barrel protein, whose product MIVPSVDVRAGRVAYRGGAGADIEPRELASRYLREGAEELHLVDLDGAERGDYANAETLAGIARSASVPCRLAGGISSLAKAQEAIAAGFAGVLFSSAVFGDDALLRRIARLGDRAIVEIEARDGALAPRGGEPDLVKRASGRDAAGAAEIAALRGIRALYVVDTSADGRLGGPPLVLMERLRAKTGPGVTFHTGGGVRDVEDVRALARWGAASVVIGRAFLDQRFTLAEAKAACA is encoded by the coding sequence GTGATCGTGCCATCGGTCGACGTGCGCGCCGGACGTGTCGCGTATCGCGGCGGCGCCGGTGCCGACATCGAGCCGCGCGAGCTCGCCTCGCGCTACCTCCGCGAAGGCGCGGAGGAGCTGCATCTGGTGGACCTGGACGGTGCCGAGCGTGGCGACTACGCGAACGCGGAGACGCTCGCGGGCATCGCGCGGAGCGCCTCGGTACCGTGCCGTCTCGCCGGCGGCATCTCGTCGCTCGCGAAGGCGCAGGAGGCGATCGCCGCGGGTTTCGCCGGCGTGCTCTTCTCGAGCGCCGTCTTCGGAGACGACGCGCTGCTTCGCCGCATCGCGCGACTGGGTGACCGCGCGATCGTCGAGATCGAGGCCCGGGATGGAGCGCTCGCGCCGCGCGGTGGCGAGCCTGATCTCGTGAAGCGCGCGTCGGGTCGCGACGCCGCGGGGGCGGCGGAGATCGCGGCGCTGCGCGGTATCCGGGCGCTCTACGTCGTCGACACGAGCGCGGACGGCCGGCTCGGTGGCCCGCCACTCGTTCTCATGGAACGGCTCCGCGCGAAGACCGGACCCGGCGTGACGTTCCACACTGGCGGTGGCGTGCGCGACGTCGAGGATGTGCGCGCGCTCGCGCGCTGGGGCGCAGCGTCGGTCGTGATCGGACGTGCGTTCCTCGACCAGCGCTTCACCCTCGCCGAGGCGAAGGCCGCGTGCGCGTAG
- the rsmG gene encoding 16S rRNA (guanine(527)-N(7))-methyltransferase RsmG, with the protein MPVASPPFAALAVEAARLGLALSSGQIALCERLGNELIERNTSVNLTAITEPHDIARKHFLDSFTAIAVRRWTGRERVVDVGSGAGFPGLALRIALPNIRLTLVESVGKKVRFLEDVCALLGLTDVEIRNERAEALGRERRDRYDVGTARAVGTLGMVSEYILPLLRPGGDAIVWKGRVDAELPGAQKACAALGGEIASIVPTVSLGVGDELPGRNLVVVRKTRATPLRYPRTSAEARRRPW; encoded by the coding sequence GTGCCCGTCGCCTCGCCGCCGTTCGCCGCGCTCGCGGTCGAGGCGGCGCGACTGGGGCTCGCGCTGTCGTCCGGGCAGATCGCACTCTGCGAGCGTCTCGGCAATGAGCTCATCGAACGCAATACGTCGGTGAACCTCACAGCGATCACCGAGCCTCACGACATCGCGCGTAAGCATTTCCTCGATTCCTTCACCGCGATCGCCGTGCGACGCTGGACGGGCCGCGAGCGTGTCGTCGACGTCGGCAGCGGCGCGGGCTTTCCCGGTCTCGCCCTGCGTATCGCCCTGCCGAACATCCGCTTGACGCTGGTCGAGTCGGTGGGCAAGAAGGTCCGCTTTCTCGAGGATGTGTGCGCGCTCCTCGGACTGACTGACGTCGAGATCCGCAACGAGCGCGCGGAAGCACTTGGCCGCGAGCGTCGCGACCGCTACGACGTCGGTACGGCCCGTGCCGTGGGGACTCTGGGCATGGTCAGCGAGTACATCCTTCCGCTCCTCCGGCCCGGCGGCGACGCGATCGTATGGAAGGGACGTGTCGACGCGGAGCTGCCGGGCGCGCAGAAAGCGTGCGCCGCGCTCGGTGGTGAGATCGCATCCATCGTGCCGACGGTCTCGCTCGGCGTCGGTGATGAGCTGCCCGGCCGCAATCTCGTCGTCGTGCGAAAGACGCGCGCCACGCCCCTGCGCTACCCGCGAACGTCAGCGGAAGCGCGCCGCCGGCCGTGGTGA
- a CDS encoding cupredoxin domain-containing protein, producing the protein MRAVRCAAFACVLLFFAVTSNASAATLTVEISGFAFRPDAVFITAGDTVTWTNRDSAQHSIVFLTGLGQTENFGLGQSSSLRFIAPGTYKYICGLHGQSMSGTVVVEPASGPIAAASGGAPTFVPPTPTPIPSAGVVVRGADEVPELPAGAADSRVDGGRAAVFGGIGALLVYMVVRGGSLLRRR; encoded by the coding sequence ATGAGAGCGGTCCGCTGCGCCGCGTTCGCGTGCGTGCTGCTGTTCTTCGCCGTCACGTCGAACGCGTCCGCGGCGACGCTCACCGTCGAGATCTCCGGCTTCGCGTTCAGGCCTGACGCGGTGTTCATCACTGCCGGCGACACCGTGACCTGGACGAACCGCGACAGCGCGCAGCACAGCATCGTCTTCCTCACCGGGCTCGGTCAGACGGAGAACTTCGGGCTCGGCCAGAGCTCGTCGCTGCGGTTCATCGCTCCGGGCACGTACAAATACATCTGCGGGCTGCACGGGCAGAGCATGTCGGGCACCGTGGTGGTCGAGCCGGCATCGGGTCCGATCGCGGCTGCTTCGGGAGGTGCGCCGACGTTCGTGCCTCCGACCCCGACCCCGATCCCCAGCGCCGGCGTCGTCGTGCGCGGCGCCGACGAGGTGCCCGAGCTGCCCGCGGGCGCGGCAGACAGTCGGGTCGACGGCGGCCGCGCCGCGGTCTTCGGCGGGATCGGCGCGCTCCTCGTTTACATGGTCGTGCGCGGCGGCTCACTACTCCGCCGCCGATGA
- a CDS encoding cupredoxin family copper-binding protein has translation MRLRAARPGALAGLLLFVALASTAAAATTTVNIQGFAFQPPSVTINVGDTVTWTNKDAAAHSAVVNGVGQTPVLAQNQSASLTFTAAGTFPYICGIHRAAMMGTVIVRAAATPVPTPIPTPVPTARPTVAPTVAPTVEPTPTASPSPTPSPAPTTAAPSATPTIAVVVPTQQAPAPAASNDGGASPLLIAGAAVVVIGLVAFALTRIRR, from the coding sequence ATGAGACTGCGGGCCGCGCGCCCCGGGGCCCTTGCCGGTCTGCTCCTCTTCGTCGCCCTCGCCTCGACCGCAGCCGCCGCGACAACGACCGTCAACATCCAGGGCTTCGCCTTCCAGCCACCCAGCGTGACGATCAACGTCGGCGACACCGTCACGTGGACGAACAAGGACGCGGCAGCTCACAGCGCCGTCGTGAACGGAGTCGGGCAAACACCTGTGCTCGCGCAGAACCAGAGCGCATCGCTGACGTTCACCGCGGCAGGCACGTTCCCCTACATCTGCGGCATCCACCGCGCGGCGATGATGGGCACCGTCATCGTGCGCGCCGCGGCCACGCCTGTTCCAACACCGATCCCTACGCCGGTGCCGACGGCGCGACCGACCGTCGCGCCCACCGTCGCACCGACGGTCGAACCGACGCCGACCGCGAGCCCTTCACCGACGCCGAGCCCAGCCCCCACGACGGCCGCGCCGAGCGCGACACCGACCATCGCGGTCGTGGTGCCGACGCAGCAAGCGCCCGCTCCTGCCGCATCGAACGACGGCGGAGCATCTCCGCTGCTCATCGCCGGGGCCGCGGTCGTGGTCATCGGGCTCGTTGCCTTCGCTTTGACACGTATCCGGCGCTAG
- the hpt gene encoding hypoxanthine phosphoribosyltransferase yields MTTLRVATPADDIAEVLIDEKAIAAKVRELGTAIADDYRGKDVVLVSILKGALPFLADLMRQMPIPLALDFLELSSYGEATESSGNVRILKDLAKSIEGRDVVVVEDILDTGQTLSYVIEHLRSKQPASVRLCTLLDKPARRIVPIQIDYRGFEIPDKFVVGYGLDYAERYRNLPFIGVLKPEVYRGVP; encoded by the coding sequence ATGACGACCCTCCGCGTCGCCACACCCGCGGATGACATCGCCGAAGTGCTCATCGACGAGAAGGCGATCGCTGCGAAGGTGCGCGAGCTCGGCACGGCGATCGCGGACGACTATCGCGGCAAAGACGTCGTGCTTGTCAGCATCCTCAAGGGAGCGCTGCCATTCCTCGCCGACCTCATGCGCCAGATGCCGATCCCCCTCGCGCTCGACTTCCTCGAGCTCTCCTCGTACGGGGAGGCGACCGAGTCCAGCGGCAACGTGCGGATCCTGAAGGACCTCGCCAAATCGATCGAGGGCCGCGACGTCGTCGTGGTCGAGGACATCCTCGACACCGGGCAAACGCTCTCCTATGTGATCGAGCACCTGCGTTCGAAGCAGCCCGCATCCGTAAGGCTGTGCACGCTGCTCGACAAGCCGGCGCGTCGCATCGTGCCGATACAGATCGACTATCGCGGGTTCGAGATCCCCGACAAGTTCGTCGTGGGATACGGGCTTGACTACGCCGAGCGGTACCGCAACCTCCCGTTCATCGGCGTGCTCAAGCCGGAGGTGTATCGAGGCGTGCCGTGA
- a CDS encoding SpoIID/LytB domain-containing protein, which translates to MRRRTLLGHLVTCVVIAASTISLSEPARASTPAAVPATVRVNVSLYGTSYALIGSTGAMTVTTEDGKLLYKGGQRMVARTNVQRLEGEPITLPPAREGLTREERSSRLELLREARRAAREAQVTGKLVTVPFEVSLLAGSDDALGTPMLSAPRVGVIRFNADFGYLNWGGRLFRGTLEVTTDDAGDMIVVNEVETGRYLASVTGAESPSSWHGEALAAQAIAARTYLVTHLHHHANYDLEGDVRDQEYAGIGTEADSTIRAVERTAGIVATYRGSPIEALYSANAGGVTEDSENVYANALPYLRSVPSPGDELAKDSGWGTTSWEWNREFTAPQLGDYMRSRGLSVGVPQRIELVRVTGAGRVTLARVFGTTGTRDIGKDLTRYYFGLKSSMFTVKLTEGGEAEWVSWRDTARLVDMGILGSELLGTTYERILNEDRELTSIRITGFVYKLPPRFIFYGRGFGHGVGMSQWGAQGMALSGANYEQILKHYYQGIALTNIGGV; encoded by the coding sequence GTGAGACGGCGAACGCTTCTCGGCCACCTCGTGACGTGCGTCGTCATCGCGGCGTCGACGATCTCGCTGTCCGAGCCCGCGCGCGCGTCAACGCCGGCCGCTGTGCCGGCGACGGTGCGCGTGAACGTCTCGCTCTACGGCACGTCGTACGCCCTCATCGGTTCCACCGGTGCGATGACGGTGACCACCGAGGATGGGAAGCTCCTCTACAAGGGCGGGCAGCGCATGGTCGCGCGCACGAACGTGCAGCGACTCGAGGGCGAACCGATCACGCTGCCGCCGGCGCGCGAAGGACTGACGCGCGAGGAGAGATCCAGCCGCCTGGAGCTGCTGCGCGAAGCGCGGCGCGCCGCGCGCGAAGCGCAGGTCACCGGGAAGCTCGTCACCGTGCCATTCGAGGTCTCGCTCCTCGCCGGGTCTGACGACGCGCTCGGCACGCCGATGCTGTCGGCGCCGCGCGTCGGCGTCATCCGTTTCAACGCCGACTTCGGTTACCTGAACTGGGGCGGCCGCCTGTTCCGCGGAACGCTCGAGGTCACGACCGACGACGCGGGCGACATGATCGTCGTCAACGAGGTCGAGACCGGCCGCTACCTCGCGTCCGTCACCGGCGCGGAGTCACCGTCCAGCTGGCACGGCGAAGCTCTCGCGGCACAGGCGATCGCGGCGCGCACCTATCTTGTGACGCACCTGCACCATCACGCCAACTACGACCTCGAGGGCGACGTGCGCGATCAGGAGTACGCCGGGATCGGCACCGAGGCGGACTCGACGATCCGCGCCGTCGAGCGCACCGCGGGCATCGTCGCGACCTACCGCGGCTCGCCGATCGAAGCGCTGTATTCCGCGAACGCGGGCGGCGTCACCGAGGACTCCGAGAACGTCTACGCGAACGCCCTCCCCTACTTGCGGAGCGTTCCGTCACCGGGGGACGAGCTCGCGAAGGACAGCGGCTGGGGCACGACGAGCTGGGAATGGAACCGCGAGTTCACCGCGCCGCAGCTGGGCGACTACATGCGCTCGCGCGGGCTGAGCGTCGGCGTGCCGCAGCGCATCGAGCTCGTCCGCGTCACGGGCGCGGGCCGCGTCACGCTCGCGCGCGTCTTCGGCACGACCGGCACGCGCGACATCGGCAAAGACCTGACGCGCTACTACTTCGGCCTGAAGAGCAGCATGTTCACCGTTAAGCTCACCGAGGGCGGCGAGGCGGAATGGGTCTCCTGGCGCGACACCGCGCGCCTGGTGGACATGGGCATCCTCGGGTCGGAGCTCCTCGGCACGACGTACGAACGGATCCTGAACGAGGACCGCGAGCTGACATCGATCCGCATCACCGGCTTCGTCTACAAGCTGCCGCCGCGCTTCATCTTCTACGGGCGCGGTTTCGGACACGGCGTCGGCATGTCGCAGTGGGGCGCGCAGGGCATGGCGCTGAGCGGCGCGAACTACGAGCAGATCCTGAAGCACTACTACCAGGGCATCGCGCTGACGAACATCGGCGGCGTCTAG
- a CDS encoding DinB family protein, protein MSGAPGSPTHPFAPTQIAALLESTCALIEGEINALGDVGAQWHPAPSEWCVNECVGHLIEAERRGFAGRIRDMIAGKALKAWDQEAVARERNDCARMSQSLWMEFMGLRHDSIALVRSLTPADLERSGEHPKVGTLRVKGLLQEWVHHDRNHTKQLLAVVQARVYPHMGNSQKFIGE, encoded by the coding sequence ATGAGCGGTGCTCCGGGGAGTCCCACGCATCCCTTCGCGCCGACCCAGATCGCGGCTCTGCTCGAATCCACATGCGCGCTCATCGAAGGCGAGATCAACGCGCTCGGCGACGTGGGCGCGCAGTGGCATCCCGCGCCGAGCGAGTGGTGCGTCAACGAGTGCGTCGGGCACCTCATCGAGGCGGAGCGCCGTGGCTTCGCCGGCCGGATCCGGGACATGATCGCCGGCAAAGCGCTGAAGGCCTGGGATCAGGAAGCGGTAGCCCGCGAGCGCAACGACTGCGCCCGCATGAGCCAGAGCCTCTGGATGGAGTTCATGGGCCTCCGGCACGACAGCATCGCGCTCGTGCGGTCACTGACTCCGGCGGACCTCGAGCGGAGCGGCGAGCATCCGAAGGTCGGCACGCTTCGAGTCAAGGGTCTGCTGCAGGAGTGGGTGCACCACGATCGCAACCACACCAAGCAGCTGCTCGCCGTAGTGCAGGCGCGCGTCTACCCGCACATGGGGAACTCCCAGAAATTCATCGGGGAGTGA
- a CDS encoding histidine kinase: MAAPDLVSELVAEQKKITAEVRELDLLVESTLTEVSRLKAREDQTKAKVEEARANPASFEREQIFTAADEYTAALSRRMTMEAQLAGLQAKKKLLDRARALVTAAQNHVHTSSQAPLPADTAPVIDESRLLQAVVDTQEEERKRIARQVHDGPAQAMANVVLQSEISERLFEVDPQRSRTELAALRQMVNKTLQELRGFIFELRPMILDDLGLVPTMRRYVQTLIDKHGVRIDFSSTGRDRRLPSDDEVAIFRLIQDSLVERIEKAIAKDLVLGMTWKDDKLEIMLQSDGKELPPDGELQSGLRRSERLDLLHGESQHETRPDGTVVLNVHVPIRSAPQLIS; this comes from the coding sequence GTGGCAGCCCCCGACCTCGTCAGCGAGCTCGTCGCCGAGCAGAAGAAGATCACCGCCGAGGTCCGCGAGCTCGATCTACTGGTCGAGTCGACGCTGACCGAGGTGAGCCGGCTCAAGGCGCGTGAGGACCAGACGAAGGCGAAGGTCGAAGAGGCCCGCGCCAACCCGGCGAGCTTCGAACGCGAGCAGATCTTCACCGCGGCGGACGAATACACGGCCGCACTGTCGCGGCGCATGACGATGGAAGCGCAGCTCGCCGGGCTGCAGGCGAAGAAGAAGCTTCTCGACCGCGCGCGGGCCCTCGTCACGGCCGCGCAGAACCACGTGCACACGAGCTCGCAGGCGCCGCTGCCGGCCGACACCGCGCCGGTCATCGACGAGAGCCGTCTCCTCCAGGCGGTCGTGGACACGCAGGAGGAGGAGCGCAAGCGCATCGCCCGCCAGGTCCACGATGGGCCGGCGCAGGCGATGGCGAACGTGGTGCTCCAGTCCGAGATCAGCGAGCGGCTCTTCGAGGTCGATCCGCAGCGCTCGCGCACCGAGCTCGCCGCGCTCCGACAGATGGTGAACAAGACGTTGCAGGAGCTGCGCGGCTTCATCTTCGAGCTGCGGCCGATGATCCTCGACGATCTCGGCCTCGTGCCGACGATGCGCCGCTACGTTCAGACGCTCATCGACAAGCACGGCGTACGCATCGACTTCTCCAGCACCGGCCGTGACCGGCGCCTCCCGTCCGACGACGAGGTCGCCATCTTCCGACTCATCCAGGACTCGCTGGTGGAGCGGATCGAGAAGGCGATCGCGAAGGACCTCGTCCTCGGAATGACCTGGAAGGACGACAAGCTCGAGATCATGCTGCAGAGCGACGGCAAGGAGCTCCCGCCGGACGGCGAGCTGCAGTCCGGCCTGCGCCGCAGCGAGCGTCTCGATCTCCTGCACGGCGAATCGCAGCACGAGACGCGACCCGACGGCACGGTCGTGCTCAACGTCCATGTCCCGATCCGGAGCGCACCACAGCTCATCTCATGA
- a CDS encoding response regulator transcription factor: MADKIDRTKDPDRNIRVVLADSSRLTTMGISQVLQKESDIELVGTAADGDEAAAKTLELEPDVLVIEADLPRTSGIKVTQRIRRELPHVGVVVLTAKDEEQTLFEAIRAGAAAYLNKDCDPVELVDAIRKARAGQFIINEKVFNRPAVASKVLAEFRELSVYGPGSSHVFAPLSPREVQILDNIAQGMTNKEVAYALAISEQTVKNHMSSILRKLSVNDRTQAVVYAIRQGWIKGPEMGS, from the coding sequence TTGGCCGACAAGATTGACCGCACGAAGGACCCGGACCGGAACATCCGTGTCGTACTGGCCGATTCCAGTCGCCTCACGACGATGGGGATCAGCCAGGTGCTGCAAAAGGAATCCGATATCGAGCTCGTCGGCACCGCGGCCGACGGCGACGAGGCTGCGGCGAAGACCCTCGAGCTCGAGCCCGATGTGCTCGTCATCGAGGCGGACCTGCCGCGCACGTCGGGCATCAAGGTCACGCAGCGCATCCGCCGCGAGCTGCCGCACGTCGGCGTCGTCGTCCTGACGGCGAAGGACGAGGAGCAGACGCTCTTCGAGGCGATCCGCGCGGGCGCGGCCGCCTACCTGAACAAGGACTGCGATCCGGTGGAGCTGGTGGACGCGATCCGCAAGGCGCGCGCCGGCCAGTTCATCATCAACGAGAAGGTCTTCAACCGGCCTGCGGTCGCGTCGAAGGTGCTCGCTGAGTTCCGCGAGCTGTCGGTGTACGGCCCGGGCTCGTCGCACGTCTTCGCGCCGCTGTCGCCGCGCGAGGTCCAGATCCTCGACAACATCGCCCAGGGGATGACGAACAAAGAGGTCGCGTACGCTCTGGCCATCTCCGAGCAGACGGTCAAGAATCACATGTCGAGCATCCTGCGGAAGCTGTCGGTCAACGACCGCACGCAGGCCGTCGTGTACGCCATCCGCCAGGGTTGGATCAAGGGACCGGAGATGGGTAGTTGA
- a CDS encoding sensor histidine kinase, with protein sequence MAEAQSGRSPEGELDESTQRAYRRLKQLQLVVQHIESSVSYLLGSGIEPEPHGDGQTLDVAQRVLESLEAERERLYRDVHDGPAQVLANAIFEVDYLERIAERAPAELRQTLRSELGTLRGQFRSSLDSVRAMIYDLRPPELTELGLADAMRNYASEWETRCGIKVSTKLDTGETAMSPQQELAVYRVLQEALQNVHKHAQASAVGIVWQRSAGNWVLHVTDDGIGFDLVKAARRAKSVGLLSMRERASLIGGTLQIQSSPGKGSAVTLQLPNEGSTGATHAERGRSIGRQD encoded by the coding sequence ATGGCCGAGGCCCAATCCGGCCGGTCGCCCGAGGGCGAGCTCGACGAGAGCACGCAGCGCGCCTACCGGCGACTGAAGCAGCTTCAGCTCGTCGTGCAGCACATCGAATCGAGCGTCTCGTATCTCCTCGGCTCCGGGATCGAGCCGGAGCCACACGGAGACGGCCAAACGCTCGACGTCGCGCAGCGCGTTCTCGAAAGTCTCGAGGCCGAGCGCGAGCGCCTGTACCGCGACGTGCACGACGGCCCCGCGCAGGTCCTCGCCAACGCGATCTTCGAGGTCGACTATCTCGAGCGCATCGCCGAGCGTGCCCCGGCCGAGCTCCGGCAGACGCTACGCAGTGAGCTCGGGACATTACGCGGACAGTTCCGCTCTTCGCTCGATTCCGTCCGCGCGATGATCTACGACCTGCGGCCGCCTGAGCTCACCGAGCTCGGCCTCGCCGACGCGATGCGCAACTACGCGAGCGAGTGGGAGACCCGGTGCGGCATCAAGGTCTCCACCAAGCTCGACACGGGCGAGACCGCGATGTCGCCACAGCAAGAGCTCGCCGTATACCGCGTGCTGCAGGAGGCTCTGCAGAACGTGCACAAGCACGCGCAGGCGTCCGCGGTCGGCATCGTCTGGCAGCGATCGGCGGGCAACTGGGTGCTCCACGTGACCGACGACGGCATCGGCTTCGACCTGGTGAAGGCGGCGCGCCGCGCGAAGTCCGTCGGTCTCCTTTCGATGCGCGAGCGCGCCTCGCTCATCGGCGGGACCCTGCAGATCCAATCGAGCCCGGGCAAAGGCTCCGCCGTTACACTCCAGCTTCCGAACGAGGGCTCCACAGGCGCGACGCATGCTGAAAGAGGAAGGTCCATTGGCCGACAAGATTGA
- a CDS encoding glycosyltransferase family 87 protein produces the protein MGSARLAAIVLVLLAAGAVAARSNLYYQATDFFCLYHGARSLVVGHDPYDEAWWKEVTGGLYPDPSSGGRLVRSSCPGRYGYPLWTAVVMLPIGALPIEYAASAWMAISFGAAFAGAWWAWLAVRGPARLAPLFGILFVTAQPLWLLVIYGQITGVMLGLAGLFVLLVARGRAVAGAALSGLALKPQIVALAIPAIALRALAQRRWRVLAAVVGTGTAMVVVPMLFVPGWIFEWLDELVVRRARVAVFLPTAWGLAADVLGNAAVGALLVAALVIGCWLLVRRSGVDDVGLFSLTLPISLFATPYAWSYDFLVLFVSYAFVLARAGSASPRTRMWLTLGAVALAGPLQWLFYTVAFPRGNETLSAVVTAATALLVAAALRVRSSRASVSA, from the coding sequence GTGGGCAGCGCTAGGCTCGCGGCGATCGTCCTCGTCCTGCTCGCGGCCGGCGCCGTCGCGGCTCGGTCGAATCTCTACTACCAGGCGACGGATTTCTTCTGCCTCTATCACGGCGCGCGGTCGCTCGTCGTCGGGCACGACCCGTACGACGAGGCCTGGTGGAAGGAAGTGACCGGCGGCCTGTACCCCGATCCTTCGAGCGGCGGTCGTCTCGTGCGCTCCTCCTGCCCCGGCCGCTACGGCTATCCGCTGTGGACGGCGGTGGTCATGTTGCCGATCGGCGCGCTACCGATCGAATACGCCGCGAGCGCATGGATGGCGATCTCATTCGGCGCCGCGTTCGCCGGCGCCTGGTGGGCCTGGCTCGCGGTGCGCGGGCCGGCGCGGCTCGCGCCCCTCTTCGGGATCCTGTTCGTCACCGCCCAGCCTCTCTGGCTGCTCGTGATCTACGGACAGATCACCGGTGTGATGCTCGGTCTGGCCGGCCTCTTCGTGTTGTTGGTCGCGCGCGGGCGCGCGGTCGCCGGCGCAGCGCTCTCCGGGCTCGCCCTCAAGCCGCAGATCGTCGCGCTCGCGATCCCCGCCATCGCTCTACGCGCGCTGGCGCAGCGGCGCTGGCGTGTTCTCGCGGCGGTCGTCGGTACCGGCACCGCGATGGTCGTCGTGCCGATGCTGTTCGTCCCAGGCTGGATCTTCGAGTGGCTCGACGAGCTCGTGGTGCGCCGGGCGAGGGTGGCGGTGTTCCTCCCGACCGCGTGGGGTCTCGCGGCCGACGTGCTCGGGAACGCCGCAGTGGGTGCGCTGCTGGTGGCCGCCCTCGTGATCGGGTGCTGGCTCCTGGTCCGGCGTTCGGGCGTGGACGACGTCGGCCTGTTCTCGCTCACGCTGCCGATCTCGCTCTTCGCGACGCCGTATGCGTGGAGCTACGACTTCCTGGTGCTGTTCGTGTCATACGCCTTCGTCCTGGCTCGTGCCGGCTCCGCGTCACCGCGCACGCGAATGTGGCTCACGCTCGGTGCGGTCGCTCTTGCCGGTCCCCTCCAGTGGCTCTTCTACACGGTCGCGTTCCCACGGGGCAACGAGACTCTCTCCGCGGTCGTGACGGCCGCGACGGCGCTCCTCGTCGCGGCGGCGCTGCGCGTGCGCTCGTCCCGGGCGAGCGTCTCCGCCTAG